The following coding sequences are from one Eucalyptus grandis isolate ANBG69807.140 chromosome 11, ASM1654582v1, whole genome shotgun sequence window:
- the LOC108954038 gene encoding MDIS1-interacting receptor like kinase 2 has translation MSLRISNNNLFGAIPVIFGRMAQLQLLDVSSNNLSGEIPREMRNLSMLLVLDLSSNAIMGNVPIEIGLLSHLTHLNLASNNLSGSIPMQLGSCESLLSLNLSRNKFRRSIPPEIGNIQFLEILDLSYNILSEHIPGQLAIPRNLQILNISHNNLSGYIPHAFDDMFALTSIDVSYNDLEGPLPNVKAFNEAPFEAIKYNKGLCGNVVGLPNCNSTGIKKRNQHARARITIILIISLLGLLFLSCALIAVVFVIINHRQRRIMKKNNNERVNDLDFMSILSYDGKAFYNRIIEATEGFDSKYHVGEGAYGIVYKAEISKGQTFAIKQTLSSQEDVETIDLVSFEREIQALTNIRHRNIVKFYGFYSHPQHCFLVYEYMERGSLRTTLKDDQRAIQFQWDKRISVVRGVADALSYMHHECSPPLIHRDLTSNNILLDRDYEAHVSDFGTARLLRPDSSNWTTIAGTIGYIAPELAYSTIPTEKCDVYSFGVIALETIMGKHPGDHISRECSSSAQAESMMLKDVLDQRLSPSRLGLRDAQDVVLIAKLAFKCLQDDPRLRPTMRQVSRELCFQVPLDMPLSAVSLEQLRDLNVKNLEHFRRW, from the exons ATGAGCTTAAGGATATCGAACAACAACCTCTTTGGTGCGATTCCCGTAATATTTGGAAGGATGGCTCAATTACAGTTACTGGATGTTTCTTCAAATAATTTAAGCGGAGAGATTCCGAGGGAAATGAGAAACCTATCCATGTTGTTAGTACTCGATCTAAGTAGCAACGCCATCATGGGAAATGTCCCCATTGAGATTGGGCTTTTATCTCATCTGACACATCTAAACTTAGCATCAAACAATTTGAGTGGATCGATACCGATGCAGTTAGGCTCATGCGAAAGCTTGTTGAGCTTGAACTTGAGCAGGAACAAATTTCGGAGAAGCATTCCTCCTGAGATAGGCAACATACAATTCCTTGAGATTCTTGATCTGAGCTATAATATTTTGTCAGAACATATACCAGGACAGCTTGCAATACCGAGAAACTTACAAATTCTAAATATCTCCCACAATAACCTATCTGGTTACATCCCACATGCTTTTGATGATATGTTCGCCTTGACTTCTATTGATGTATCCTACAATGACTTAGAAGGTCCTCTCCCTAATGTTAAGGCTTTCAATGAGGCTCCATTTGAGGCAATTAAGTATAACAAAGGGCTTTGTGGAAATGTTGTTGGTTTACCAAACTGCAATTCTACTGGGATCAAGAAACGTAATCAACATGCTAGAGCCAGAATCACAATTATCCTCATTATCTCGTTGTTGGggcttctctttctctcttgcgCCTTGATTGCTGTTGTTTTTGTAATCATCAATCATCGTCAAAGAAGGAttatgaagaaaaataataatgaacgGGTAAATGATTTGGATTTCATGAGTATTTTGAGTTATGATGGCAAAGCTTTCTATAATAGAATCATTGAGGCCACGGAAGGATTTGACTCCAAGTATCATGTGGGTGAAGGAGCATATGGAATTGTTTATAAAGCCGAGATATCAAAAGGTCAAACGTTTGCTATCAAGCAAACCTTGTCATCCCAAGAAGATGTTGAGACCATTGATTTAGTAtcatttgaaagggaaattcaAGCCTTGACAAATATACGTCATCGAAACATCGTGAAATTTTATGGCTTCTACTCTCATCCCCAACACTGTTTTTTGGTGTATGAGTACATGGAAAGAGGAAGCTTGAGAACAACTTTGAAAGATGATCAGAGAGCAATACAATTTCAATGGGACAAGAGGATAAGTGTGGTACGAGGAGTTGCAGATGCATTGTCTTATATGCATCACGAATGTTCTCCTCCGTTAATTCACCGAGACTTGACTAGTAACAACATTTTATTGGATCGTGATTATGAGGCTCATgtttctgattttggcactGCAAGACTTTTGAGGCCAGATTCATCAAACTGGACGACTATTGCTGGTACCATCGGGTATATTGCTCCAG AGCTAGCTTATTCTACTATTCCTACCGAAAAGTgcgatgtgtatagctttggagtCATCGCATTAGAGACAATCATGGGAAAGCATCCAGGAGACCATATCTCTCGAGAATGTTCATCGTCCGCCCAAGCTGAGTCAATGATGTTGAAGGATGTGTTGGATCAACGTCTCTCGCCTTCTAGACTTGGCCTTCGAGATGCGCAAGACGTGGTCTTGATTGCCAAGCTAGCGTTCAAGTGCTTGCAAGACGATCCGAGGCTTCGACCTACCATGCGACAGGTCTCACGTGAGCTTTGCTTTCAAGTACCCCTGGATATGCCACTCTCTGCAGTAAGCTTAGAGCAACTTCGTGATCTTAACGTCAAAAATTTGGAGCATTTCAGGAGATGGTAA